DNA from Methanomassiliicoccus luminyensis B10:
GCGAAGCCGGCCCGCCTCACGAACTCCTCCTCTCGGGACGGCCATTCCCTCGCCTTAAGGAAGGCCCAGGGAGTGCGGTCGAAGAGCTGGCCGCAGCAGGCATCGCAGATGTCCCAGGTGTCGAAGTCCCTCACCCACGCTTCCATCTGCTCCTCCGTCACCTGCTTGGGATCGTCCACCAGGGCGGCGAGCATCCGGGCCTCATGGATGTCCAGCTCCCACATGGCCAGGGCGAGCCGGTGATCCTTCCCGATCTCCTTGGCCAGAGGCCTCAGTCTGGCGACGGGGACCCCCAGCACGTTGCTGGCCCTGATGCCGAACCTGGCCATGCCCGCGGCGTCCCGAGGGTCTGCCATGGCCCGCAACCTCGTCCCTATCTCCTCGGCCTTCTCCCTGGCGTCCATGCCGCCGCCATCGGCGGGCGGCGTAATGA
Protein-coding regions in this window:
- a CDS encoding DNA alkylation repair protein, coding for MDAREKAEEIGTRLRAMADPRDAAGMARFGIRASNVLGVPVARLRPLAKEIGKDHRLALAMWELDIHEARMLAALVDDPKQVTEEQMEAWVRDFDTWDICDACCGQLFDRTPWAFLKAREWPSREEEFVRRAGFALMASLAVHDKKAPDRQFLELLPLVAAGASDDRNFVKKAVNWALRQIGKRNAELNKAAIACAEEIKGQGSRSARWIAGDALRELRGEAVQARLSRR